One region of Mangifera indica cultivar Alphonso chromosome 3, CATAS_Mindica_2.1, whole genome shotgun sequence genomic DNA includes:
- the LOC123210665 gene encoding BAG family molecular chaperone regulator 2-like isoform X1, whose translation MLSFPRKKSSGGTGKVGMNVEEWEIRPGGMLVQKRNLDSNQSVTVPTIKVRVKFGSTYHEVCANSIASFVLYMAGELKKTLAEHTGLHHQDQKLIYKKKVRDSKEYLDVAGVKNGSRMVLVEDIASRERRCLEMIRNANIEKASKLLSQIRLQVDKFAERVTVLEASACRGDRITDKDFDNLIGMLMTELVKLDEISIEGDLKLQKSVQERRVQKYIEILDILKLNNSKLGSKAGKIPPQQKDNIPKPLQKHKVQLKQKNLTEQRPVQQQQPMAYTPSVVVTTKWETFD comes from the exons ATGCTTTCATTCCCAAGAAAAAAGAGTTCTGGGGGTACTGGTAAAGTTGGTATGAATGTTGAAGAATGGGAAATTAGGCCTGGAGGAATGTTGGTTCAAAAGAGGAATTTAGACTCTAATCAATCTGTTACAGTTCCCACCATTAAAGTTAGAGTTAAATTTGGCTCTACATATCATGAAGTCTGTGCCAATTCCATAGCAAGTTTTG TCTTGTATATGGCAGGTGAATTGAAGAAAACGCTTGCAGAACATACTGGATTACACCATCAGGATCAGAAGTTGATATacaaaaagaaagtgagagattCTAAAGAGTATTTAGATGTCGCAGGAGTGAAAAATGGATCGAGAATGGTGTTAGTTGAAGACATTGCAAGCAGAGAAAGGCGGTGCCTAGAGATGATCAGAAATGCTAACATTGAAAAGGCTTCAAAATTGTTGTCCCAAATCCGACTGCAAGTCGACAAATTTGCTGAGCGT GTTACAGTTTTGGAAGCTAGTGCTTGTAGAGGGGACAGAATCACAgataaagattttgataatttgattggAATGCTGATGACAGAATTGGTTAAATTGGATGAAATTTCAATTGAAGGAGATCTAAAGTTGCAAAAGAGTGTGCAG GAAAGGAGAGTTCAAAAGTACATTGAAATTCTTGATATTTTAAAGCTAAACAATTCCAAGCTTGGCAGCAAAGCAGGCAAAATCCCACCTCAGCAAAAAGATAATATACCAAAACCATTGCAGAAGCATAAGGTGCAATTAAAGCAGAAGAATTTGACAGAGCAAAGGCCAGTGCAGCAACAACAACCAATGGCATATACGCCATCTGTTGTTGTCACCACAAAATGGGAAACTTTTGATTGA
- the LOC123210665 gene encoding BAG family molecular chaperone regulator 2-like isoform X2 → MLSFPRKKSSGGTGKVGMNVEEWEIRPGGMLVQKRNLDSNQSVTVPTIKVRVKFGSTYHEVCANSIASFGELKKTLAEHTGLHHQDQKLIYKKKVRDSKEYLDVAGVKNGSRMVLVEDIASRERRCLEMIRNANIEKASKLLSQIRLQVDKFAERVTVLEASACRGDRITDKDFDNLIGMLMTELVKLDEISIEGDLKLQKSVQERRVQKYIEILDILKLNNSKLGSKAGKIPPQQKDNIPKPLQKHKVQLKQKNLTEQRPVQQQQPMAYTPSVVVTTKWETFD, encoded by the exons ATGCTTTCATTCCCAAGAAAAAAGAGTTCTGGGGGTACTGGTAAAGTTGGTATGAATGTTGAAGAATGGGAAATTAGGCCTGGAGGAATGTTGGTTCAAAAGAGGAATTTAGACTCTAATCAATCTGTTACAGTTCCCACCATTAAAGTTAGAGTTAAATTTGGCTCTACATATCATGAAGTCTGTGCCAATTCCATAGCAAGTTTTG GTGAATTGAAGAAAACGCTTGCAGAACATACTGGATTACACCATCAGGATCAGAAGTTGATATacaaaaagaaagtgagagattCTAAAGAGTATTTAGATGTCGCAGGAGTGAAAAATGGATCGAGAATGGTGTTAGTTGAAGACATTGCAAGCAGAGAAAGGCGGTGCCTAGAGATGATCAGAAATGCTAACATTGAAAAGGCTTCAAAATTGTTGTCCCAAATCCGACTGCAAGTCGACAAATTTGCTGAGCGT GTTACAGTTTTGGAAGCTAGTGCTTGTAGAGGGGACAGAATCACAgataaagattttgataatttgattggAATGCTGATGACAGAATTGGTTAAATTGGATGAAATTTCAATTGAAGGAGATCTAAAGTTGCAAAAGAGTGTGCAG GAAAGGAGAGTTCAAAAGTACATTGAAATTCTTGATATTTTAAAGCTAAACAATTCCAAGCTTGGCAGCAAAGCAGGCAAAATCCCACCTCAGCAAAAAGATAATATACCAAAACCATTGCAGAAGCATAAGGTGCAATTAAAGCAGAAGAATTTGACAGAGCAAAGGCCAGTGCAGCAACAACAACCAATGGCATATACGCCATCTGTTGTTGTCACCACAAAATGGGAAACTTTTGATTGA